One Pseudochaenichthys georgianus chromosome 7, fPseGeo1.2, whole genome shotgun sequence DNA segment encodes these proteins:
- the mbd4 gene encoding methyl-CpG-binding domain protein 4 isoform X2, translated as MMHTGCEFQLETGGDINNQSHNDKDDSCHTSTLPPGWIREVRQRKAGKTAGKMDIYITSPQGQRFRSRASLHAFLIKNGEGNLEIDLFDFTAPKDDALTPSQLLPSQVKQKRRKKRNAGAPQETKKDATEILDPPPNKSKKASSSLRSKTKDRKVKSACVKSFIKAPLTKEDDVKLQKSPQRSGQLREKLLRLDPPSNQQHTLIVSKDEEADSRPSAPKLNVEPATESENEGEDERGRDELQIHSKGANKSNSDLEADAEDEEEEEKEEVLLPDTTGGSCTPVRDSQNRSKCGEDKRKTSPYFKRKHPSDDLSPPRRKAFKKWTPPRSPYNLIQETLFHDHWKLLVATIFLNKTSGKMAIPVLWQFFERYLSAEVTREADWKPLSELMKPLGLYELRAKTLMSI; from the exons ATGATGCATACTGGCTGTGAGTTCCAGCTGGAAACCGGTGGAGACATAAATAACCAAAGTCATAATGACAAGGATGACTCATGCCACACTTCCACATTGCCCCCTGGCTGGATCAGAGAGGTTAGGCAGCGTAAAGCAGGCAAGACAGCCGGCAAAATGGACATCTACATTACAAG TCCCCAAGGGCAGAGGTTTCGGTCGAGAGCATCCCTGCATGCTTTCCTCATAAAAAATGGAGAAGGGAACCTAGAAATAGACCTCTTTGATTTCACTGCACCCAAGGACGATGCTCTCACCCCTTCGCAATTACTCCCCTCTCAAGTGAAACAGAagagaagaaagaaaagaaatgcAGGTGCACCGCAGGAGACAAAAAAAGATGCAACAGAAATACTGGATCCACCCCCTAATAAATCTAAAAAAGCCTCTTCCTCCCTCAGAAGTAAAACTAAAGACAGAAAAGTAAAAAGTGCATGTGTGAAGAGCTTCATAAAAGCACCTTTAACCAAAGAGGATGATGTCAAACTGCAGAAGAGCCCTCAGAGGTCAGGTCAGCTGAGAGAGAAGCTACTCCGACTGGATCCTCCCAGTAaccaacaacacactctcattgTTAGCAAGGACGAAGAAGCAGACTCGAGGCCTTCTGCTCCCAAACTGAATGTTGAACCTGCCACTGAGAGTGAGAATGAGGGTGAGGATGAACGAGGCAGAGATGAGCTGCAGATTCACAGCAAAGGTGCCAACAAATCTAATTCTGATCTGGAGGCAGATGCtgaggatgaggaagaggaagagaaagaggaggTGTTGTTACCTGACACCACTGGTGGGAGCTGCACACCAGTGAGAGATTCCCAGAATA GGTCCAAGTGCGGGGAAGACAAACGCAAAACAAGCCCTTATTTTAAAAGGAAACACCCCAGTGATG ACCTTAGCCCCCCCAGGAGGAAGGCCTTCAAGAAGTGGACACCGCCCCGCTCACCCTACAACCTCATACAGGAAACACTTTTCCACGACCACTGGAAGCTTTTGGTGGCCACCATTTTTCTGAATAAGACGAGTG GCAAGATGGCCATACCAGTGCTGTGGCAGTTCTTTGAACGTTACCTGTCTGCAGAGGTGACCCGGGAGGCCGACTGGAAGCCCCTGTCTGAACTAATGAAGCCACTAGGCCTGTATGAGCTCAGAGCAAAAACACTC ATGAGTATCTAA
- the mbd4 gene encoding methyl-CpG-binding domain protein 4 isoform X3: MMHTGCEFQLETGGDINNQSHNDKDDSCHTSTLPPGWIREVRQRKAGKTAGKMDIYITSPQGQRFRSRASLHAFLIKNGEGNLEIDLFDFTAPKDDALTPSQLLPSQVKQKRRKKRNAGAPQETKKDATEILDPPPNKSKKASSSLRSKTKDRKVKSACVKSFIKAPLTKEDDVKLQKSPQRSGQLREKLLRLDPPSNQQHTLIVSKDEEADSRPSAPKLNVEPATESENEGEDERGRDELQIHSKGANKSNSDLEADAEDEEEEEKEEVLLPDTTGGSCTPVRDSQNRSKCGEDKRKTSPYFKRKHPSDDLSPPRRKAFKKWTPPRSPYNLIQETLFHDHWKLLVATIFLNKTSGKMAIPVLWQFFERYLSAEVTREADWKPLSELMKPLGL, translated from the exons ATGATGCATACTGGCTGTGAGTTCCAGCTGGAAACCGGTGGAGACATAAATAACCAAAGTCATAATGACAAGGATGACTCATGCCACACTTCCACATTGCCCCCTGGCTGGATCAGAGAGGTTAGGCAGCGTAAAGCAGGCAAGACAGCCGGCAAAATGGACATCTACATTACAAG TCCCCAAGGGCAGAGGTTTCGGTCGAGAGCATCCCTGCATGCTTTCCTCATAAAAAATGGAGAAGGGAACCTAGAAATAGACCTCTTTGATTTCACTGCACCCAAGGACGATGCTCTCACCCCTTCGCAATTACTCCCCTCTCAAGTGAAACAGAagagaagaaagaaaagaaatgcAGGTGCACCGCAGGAGACAAAAAAAGATGCAACAGAAATACTGGATCCACCCCCTAATAAATCTAAAAAAGCCTCTTCCTCCCTCAGAAGTAAAACTAAAGACAGAAAAGTAAAAAGTGCATGTGTGAAGAGCTTCATAAAAGCACCTTTAACCAAAGAGGATGATGTCAAACTGCAGAAGAGCCCTCAGAGGTCAGGTCAGCTGAGAGAGAAGCTACTCCGACTGGATCCTCCCAGTAaccaacaacacactctcattgTTAGCAAGGACGAAGAAGCAGACTCGAGGCCTTCTGCTCCCAAACTGAATGTTGAACCTGCCACTGAGAGTGAGAATGAGGGTGAGGATGAACGAGGCAGAGATGAGCTGCAGATTCACAGCAAAGGTGCCAACAAATCTAATTCTGATCTGGAGGCAGATGCtgaggatgaggaagaggaagagaaagaggaggTGTTGTTACCTGACACCACTGGTGGGAGCTGCACACCAGTGAGAGATTCCCAGAATA GGTCCAAGTGCGGGGAAGACAAACGCAAAACAAGCCCTTATTTTAAAAGGAAACACCCCAGTGATG ACCTTAGCCCCCCCAGGAGGAAGGCCTTCAAGAAGTGGACACCGCCCCGCTCACCCTACAACCTCATACAGGAAACACTTTTCCACGACCACTGGAAGCTTTTGGTGGCCACCATTTTTCTGAATAAGACGAGTG GCAAGATGGCCATACCAGTGCTGTGGCAGTTCTTTGAACGTTACCTGTCTGCAGAGGTGACCCGGGAGGCCGACTGGAAGCCCCTGTCTGAACTAATGAAGCCACTAGGCCT ATGA
- the mbd4 gene encoding methyl-CpG-binding domain protein 4 isoform X1, with protein sequence MMHTGCEFQLETGGDINNQSHNDKDDSCHTSTLPPGWIREVRQRKAGKTAGKMDIYITSPQGQRFRSRASLHAFLIKNGEGNLEIDLFDFTAPKDDALTPSQLLPSQVKQKRRKKRNAGAPQETKKDATEILDPPPNKSKKASSSLRSKTKDRKVKSACVKSFIKAPLTKEDDVKLQKSPQRSGQLREKLLRLDPPSNQQHTLIVSKDEEADSRPSAPKLNVEPATESENEGEDERGRDELQIHSKGANKSNSDLEADAEDEEEEEKEEVLLPDTTGGSCTPVRDSQNRSKCGEDKRKTSPYFKRKHPSDDLSPPRRKAFKKWTPPRSPYNLIQETLFHDHWKLLVATIFLNKTSGKMAIPVLWQFFERYLSAEVTREADWKPLSELMKPLGLYELRAKTLVRFSDEYLTKQWRYPIELYGIGKYGNDSYRIFCVDEWRVVKPEDHMLNKYHDWLWENHERLGI encoded by the exons ATGATGCATACTGGCTGTGAGTTCCAGCTGGAAACCGGTGGAGACATAAATAACCAAAGTCATAATGACAAGGATGACTCATGCCACACTTCCACATTGCCCCCTGGCTGGATCAGAGAGGTTAGGCAGCGTAAAGCAGGCAAGACAGCCGGCAAAATGGACATCTACATTACAAG TCCCCAAGGGCAGAGGTTTCGGTCGAGAGCATCCCTGCATGCTTTCCTCATAAAAAATGGAGAAGGGAACCTAGAAATAGACCTCTTTGATTTCACTGCACCCAAGGACGATGCTCTCACCCCTTCGCAATTACTCCCCTCTCAAGTGAAACAGAagagaagaaagaaaagaaatgcAGGTGCACCGCAGGAGACAAAAAAAGATGCAACAGAAATACTGGATCCACCCCCTAATAAATCTAAAAAAGCCTCTTCCTCCCTCAGAAGTAAAACTAAAGACAGAAAAGTAAAAAGTGCATGTGTGAAGAGCTTCATAAAAGCACCTTTAACCAAAGAGGATGATGTCAAACTGCAGAAGAGCCCTCAGAGGTCAGGTCAGCTGAGAGAGAAGCTACTCCGACTGGATCCTCCCAGTAaccaacaacacactctcattgTTAGCAAGGACGAAGAAGCAGACTCGAGGCCTTCTGCTCCCAAACTGAATGTTGAACCTGCCACTGAGAGTGAGAATGAGGGTGAGGATGAACGAGGCAGAGATGAGCTGCAGATTCACAGCAAAGGTGCCAACAAATCTAATTCTGATCTGGAGGCAGATGCtgaggatgaggaagaggaagagaaagaggaggTGTTGTTACCTGACACCACTGGTGGGAGCTGCACACCAGTGAGAGATTCCCAGAATA GGTCCAAGTGCGGGGAAGACAAACGCAAAACAAGCCCTTATTTTAAAAGGAAACACCCCAGTGATG ACCTTAGCCCCCCCAGGAGGAAGGCCTTCAAGAAGTGGACACCGCCCCGCTCACCCTACAACCTCATACAGGAAACACTTTTCCACGACCACTGGAAGCTTTTGGTGGCCACCATTTTTCTGAATAAGACGAGTG GCAAGATGGCCATACCAGTGCTGTGGCAGTTCTTTGAACGTTACCTGTCTGCAGAGGTGACCCGGGAGGCCGACTGGAAGCCCCTGTCTGAACTAATGAAGCCACTAGGCCTGTATGAGCTCAGAGCAAAAACACTCGTACGCTTCTCAG ATGAGTATCTAACTAAACAGTGGCGTTACCCCATTGAGTTGTACGGTATTGGGAAGTACGGCAACGACTCCTATAGGATCTTCTGTGTGGACGAGTGGAGAGTG GTGAAACCTGAAGATCACATGCTGAACAAATATCACGACTGGCTATGGGAGAACCATGAAAGACTTGGAATCTGA